Proteins encoded within one genomic window of Pseudalkalibacillus sp. SCS-8:
- a CDS encoding glycoside hydrolase family 3 N-terminal domain-containing protein, producing the protein MERLNKRLLIPILVLLLVVSQLMFGQPFSAAAKGKEAVKDLILYENVPQATEQITNDTIQLEALHVYNEGHFAYTSQGLEWKSSNEEVAHVYEDGTVHLTGKEGQSVIFVSDGTRKDHIKVGYKKGEAYVKKQTGKRYDILKHAISQMTIKEKLGQMLMPDFRKWNGEDVTEMKPEILRLIDEYHLGGVILFRENVVTTEQTTKLVHEYQQATDKFAPLLTIDQEGGIVTRLQSGTDMPGNMALGATRSPVLAKDVGRVIGEEIDALGINMNLAPVLDVNNNPDNPVIGVRSFGEDPKLVSELGVSYINGLQEAGVAATAKHFPGHGDTAVDSHLGLPEVPHDKERLKQVELYPFQKAMDAGIDAVMTAHVTFPKIDDTKVTSKKDGTEVTLPATLSHKVLTGLMREEMGFDGVIITDAMNMGAIKDHFGTVDAAILAVKAGTDIVLMPVGLEDVAAGLLDAIEKGEITEERLDQSVERILTLKFQRGIIKKEQPLTLEEKVARAMEIVGSEAHKEVERQAAEQSITLLKNDEALPVDTDEGDEVVVVGRSFIQSLGEAISQMHHNTTVIHAPSNYELTEEQLEKIKGAEHVIVGTYSYSVWTRSPEHPQMKMVQKIMEITEGDVVGIGIRNPYDFMAYPEVEAYIAQYGFRTASFEATAKTLFGMNKPVGKLPVTIPGQDGGILYEYGHGLTFESE; encoded by the coding sequence ATGGAACGGTTAAATAAACGTTTATTGATCCCTATACTGGTGCTTCTGCTCGTCGTAAGTCAGCTTATGTTCGGACAACCTTTCTCAGCAGCGGCTAAAGGTAAAGAGGCGGTCAAAGATTTAATTTTGTATGAAAATGTCCCCCAGGCTACTGAACAAATTACGAACGATACCATCCAGCTTGAAGCACTTCACGTTTACAATGAAGGACACTTCGCCTATACGAGCCAAGGTTTAGAGTGGAAATCAAGCAATGAAGAGGTGGCACATGTATACGAGGATGGTACGGTCCACCTTACAGGAAAAGAGGGACAATCCGTCATCTTCGTCTCTGATGGTACACGGAAGGATCACATAAAAGTCGGTTATAAAAAGGGCGAAGCATATGTGAAAAAACAGACCGGCAAGAGATATGACATCTTGAAGCATGCGATCAGCCAAATGACGATAAAAGAAAAGCTTGGTCAGATGCTCATGCCTGATTTCCGGAAATGGAATGGGGAAGACGTCACTGAAATGAAGCCGGAAATCCTTAGGCTGATTGATGAGTATCATTTAGGCGGCGTCATCTTGTTCCGTGAGAATGTCGTGACAACCGAACAAACTACGAAGCTTGTTCACGAGTATCAACAGGCAACAGACAAGTTCGCCCCTTTACTGACCATCGATCAGGAGGGTGGAATTGTCACGCGTCTTCAATCAGGTACAGATATGCCTGGGAACATGGCGCTTGGAGCAACCCGTTCTCCAGTACTCGCCAAGGATGTTGGAAGAGTCATCGGTGAAGAAATTGATGCATTAGGAATCAACATGAATCTTGCCCCTGTACTTGATGTAAACAATAATCCTGATAATCCGGTTATCGGTGTCCGGTCATTCGGTGAGGATCCAAAGCTTGTTTCTGAACTGGGGGTTTCTTATATAAACGGTCTTCAGGAAGCAGGAGTGGCCGCGACAGCGAAGCACTTCCCAGGACATGGTGATACAGCTGTCGATTCACACCTCGGATTACCTGAAGTGCCGCATGATAAAGAACGATTGAAGCAAGTCGAGTTGTATCCTTTCCAAAAAGCGATGGATGCAGGGATCGATGCTGTCATGACTGCTCATGTCACATTCCCGAAAATCGACGATACGAAGGTCACTTCTAAAAAGGACGGCACAGAGGTCACGCTTCCTGCCACCCTATCGCATAAAGTCCTGACTGGACTGATGAGAGAAGAAATGGGCTTTGACGGTGTCATAATAACGGATGCAATGAATATGGGGGCAATCAAGGATCATTTTGGAACTGTAGATGCTGCCATTCTCGCAGTAAAAGCGGGGACAGATATTGTCCTGATGCCTGTCGGTCTTGAAGATGTGGCAGCCGGGCTATTGGATGCCATTGAAAAAGGTGAGATCACTGAGGAAAGATTAGACCAATCCGTTGAACGGATCCTTACGTTGAAATTCCAAAGAGGTATTATCAAAAAAGAGCAGCCCCTAACCTTGGAAGAGAAAGTCGCACGTGCTATGGAAATTGTAGGTTCTGAAGCCCATAAAGAAGTAGAGAGGCAAGCGGCTGAACAATCCATTACCCTTTTGAAAAATGATGAAGCTCTACCGGTTGATACAGATGAAGGGGATGAGGTTGTTGTGGTTGGGAGGAGTTTCATCCAATCACTTGGAGAAGCGATTTCTCAAATGCATCACAATACAACAGTCATCCATGCGCCTTCCAATTATGAACTAACAGAGGAACAACTGGAAAAGATTAAAGGGGCTGAACACGTCATTGTTGGAACGTATAGTTACAGTGTGTGGACCCGCAGCCCAGAGCATCCCCAAATGAAAATGGTCCAAAAAATTATGGAGATCACAGAGGGAGACGTGGTTGGAATCGGTATACGGAACCCATACGATTTCATGGCTTACCCAGAGGTCGAGGCCTATATAGCACAATATGGTTTCCGTACGGCAAGCTTTGAAGCGACAGCGAAAACGTTGTTCGGAATGAACAAACCTGTTGGTAAACTTCCTGTGACCATTCCTGGTCAAGACGGTGGGATTCTTTATGAATATGGCCATGGATTAACCTTTGAATCTGAATAG
- a CDS encoding serine hydrolase — protein MKKKTLAIGLAVILGGTSMFADGAVFQAEDDSQNEYAVKNGKYRWGEPGHSTPVLHPGAAQSVGMSEEPLDEIEGVMESMIEKDVMPGAVTLVARKGTIVQHESYGHAARYVDDKKTEMEDPIEMEEDTIFDLASISKIFTTTAAMKLYEEGRFDLDDPVAEHIPEFAANGKERVTIKQLMTHTSGFTAWIPLYKKGNSRKERLKIVYDYPLKNEPGTTYTYSDLNMITLGALVERLSGQRLDQFVKEHITDPLKMENTMYNPPESLKDRIAATEYQPWTNRGLVWGEVHDENAWSLGGVAGHAGVFSTAMDLAKLAHMYVNEGRYGNKQILKPETIKLLVENQIPSFPGDDHGLGWEINQGWFMDALSSSSTVGHTGYTGTSIAVDLKNKTIAILLTNRVHPTRNTVSTNPARRAFARKIADAIPVPMFDSGLAWFSGYGDNLQRKLTAKVDLDQPANLSFQTWYRIEENEDYGIVETSPDGENWTAIASPLTGEGNWMERSVPISADTKYIRFVYVTDSYTNGRGWYLDNLSVTLQDGTDVVPEFSGEGWERRTY, from the coding sequence ATGAAAAAGAAAACGTTGGCAATCGGATTGGCTGTTATATTGGGAGGGACGAGCATGTTTGCAGATGGTGCTGTGTTCCAAGCAGAAGATGACTCCCAAAATGAGTATGCTGTGAAAAATGGAAAGTACCGTTGGGGAGAACCTGGACACTCCACTCCTGTCCTTCACCCCGGAGCAGCACAAAGTGTTGGCATGAGTGAGGAGCCCTTGGATGAAATTGAGGGAGTCATGGAATCCATGATTGAAAAGGACGTTATGCCTGGTGCGGTAACCTTGGTTGCAAGAAAAGGCACCATCGTCCAACACGAGTCCTACGGTCATGCAGCACGATATGTTGATGATAAGAAGACAGAAATGGAAGACCCGATTGAAATGGAAGAAGATACGATTTTCGATCTGGCATCCATCAGTAAAATTTTCACTACGACCGCCGCGATGAAGCTCTATGAAGAAGGGCGATTTGATCTTGACGATCCAGTTGCTGAACACATTCCGGAATTTGCAGCAAACGGTAAGGAAAGGGTAACGATCAAACAGCTGATGACGCATACGTCAGGGTTTACAGCTTGGATTCCGTTATACAAGAAAGGCAACAGCAGAAAAGAACGCTTGAAGATCGTCTATGATTATCCACTAAAAAATGAGCCGGGTACGACGTATACATACAGCGATTTGAACATGATCACACTCGGAGCATTGGTGGAACGTCTTTCAGGTCAACGTCTTGATCAGTTCGTCAAGGAACATATCACGGATCCTCTTAAGATGGAAAATACGATGTACAATCCACCTGAGTCATTGAAGGATCGGATTGCAGCGACCGAATACCAGCCTTGGACGAATCGAGGACTCGTTTGGGGAGAAGTTCATGATGAAAATGCATGGTCGTTGGGCGGCGTGGCTGGTCACGCAGGTGTTTTTTCAACAGCTATGGATTTGGCTAAGCTGGCACACATGTATGTGAACGAAGGCCGCTACGGTAATAAGCAGATTTTAAAGCCGGAAACGATCAAGCTCCTTGTAGAAAACCAGATTCCATCATTTCCTGGAGATGATCATGGATTAGGCTGGGAAATCAATCAAGGCTGGTTCATGGATGCGTTATCTTCAAGCTCGACTGTCGGGCATACAGGATATACTGGAACCTCGATTGCCGTGGATTTGAAGAACAAAACAATCGCGATCCTTTTAACGAACCGCGTACACCCGACGAGAAATACAGTGTCGACGAATCCGGCAAGACGAGCATTTGCTAGAAAGATTGCAGATGCCATCCCGGTTCCTATGTTTGACAGTGGTCTTGCCTGGTTTTCAGGATATGGAGACAATCTTCAACGGAAACTTACGGCAAAAGTCGATCTGGATCAACCTGCCAATCTTTCATTTCAGACATGGTACAGGATTGAAGAAAATGAAGACTACGGGATCGTGGAAACGTCTCCAGATGGTGAAAATTGGACAGCGATTGCTTCTCCTTTAACGGGTGAAGGGAACTGGATGGAACGAAGCGTCCCTATCTCAGCTGACACGAAGTACATCCGATTTGTCTATGTAACGGATTCATATACGAATGGAAGAGGATGGTATTTGGATAATTTAAGTGTAACCCTTCAGGACGGAACCGATGTCGTCCCTGAATTCTCAGGTGAAGGATGGGAACGAAGAACATATTAG
- the nagE gene encoding N-acetylglucosamine-specific PTS transporter subunit IIBC — protein MLGFLQRIGRALMLPIAIMPAAALLLRLGQDDLLGIPFVAAAGAAIFEHLPLLFAIGVAIGLSKDSNGAAGLAGAIGFFVLTQGTQAINEEINMAFLGGILSGVVAGLLYNRFHEIELPDYLAFFGGRRFVPIITATVMVGLAGIFGFIWPPVQEGINAVGEWIIDAGAAGVGVYGVLNRLLIPIGLHHVINSLVWFVFGEYNGATGDLHRFFAGDPEAGIFMAGFFPIMMFGLPAACFAMIAAAKKEQKKAVTGMLIGLAFTSFLTGITEPIEFSFMFLSPILYGVHALLTGSSLVVAYLLDIHHGFGFSAGAIDFFLNLGLATREWLLFGVGLGYGVIYFIVFFFLIKALDLKTPGREDEAELPTATDDQGTNQVKGSKYDRMADGFIHGLGGKSNIRTVDSCATRLRLTVTDMNQVDEKALKQSGGKGVMKIDRTNVQVVVGTNVEFVASAMKRRLAGEDSTNPEQQQPIHSSEPTNSSFKEDSFQAPMHGEVVPIAEVDDPTFSEKMMGDGFAIHPTSNIVSSPVDGKVVNVFPTKHAIGIESEEGYEILIHIGLDTVELKGEGFRSFVDTGDRISKGQKLIEIDLNYLQEHARSLITPIVFTNLGENEKVVLQKTGTVRQGDTGIFKIE, from the coding sequence ATGTTAGGATTTTTACAACGAATCGGTAGGGCACTCATGCTGCCAATTGCCATCATGCCTGCTGCTGCACTGTTATTGCGCCTCGGACAGGATGATCTACTCGGAATTCCATTTGTCGCCGCTGCAGGGGCAGCAATCTTTGAACATCTGCCACTGCTGTTTGCCATCGGTGTTGCCATCGGTCTTTCGAAAGACTCCAACGGTGCCGCAGGCTTAGCGGGTGCGATCGGCTTTTTTGTTTTGACACAGGGAACACAAGCCATTAACGAAGAAATCAATATGGCGTTCCTTGGAGGGATCTTATCAGGCGTTGTTGCAGGATTGTTGTATAATCGCTTTCATGAAATCGAACTGCCGGATTATCTTGCTTTCTTTGGTGGCAGGAGATTCGTACCGATCATAACGGCTACTGTAATGGTAGGGCTTGCTGGTATATTCGGCTTTATTTGGCCGCCAGTACAAGAGGGAATCAACGCAGTCGGTGAGTGGATCATTGATGCCGGTGCGGCTGGAGTCGGAGTATATGGGGTCCTTAACCGTCTTCTCATCCCGATCGGCCTGCATCATGTTATTAACAGTCTCGTTTGGTTCGTATTTGGAGAGTATAACGGCGCAACAGGTGACCTCCATCGTTTCTTTGCAGGGGATCCTGAAGCGGGCATATTCATGGCTGGTTTCTTCCCGATCATGATGTTCGGATTGCCGGCAGCGTGTTTCGCAATGATTGCAGCTGCTAAAAAGGAGCAAAAGAAGGCTGTAACGGGAATGCTCATCGGACTCGCCTTCACTTCGTTCCTGACGGGTATCACAGAACCGATTGAATTCAGCTTCATGTTCTTATCACCGATTTTATATGGGGTCCATGCGTTATTGACGGGAAGCTCGCTTGTTGTCGCCTATTTGTTGGATATTCATCATGGCTTCGGTTTTTCAGCTGGTGCAATCGACTTCTTCTTGAATCTCGGACTTGCCACAAGAGAATGGTTGTTGTTTGGAGTTGGTCTTGGATATGGGGTCATTTACTTTATTGTGTTCTTCTTCCTGATTAAGGCTTTGGACTTGAAAACGCCAGGACGTGAAGACGAGGCTGAGCTGCCGACTGCCACTGATGATCAAGGCACGAATCAAGTCAAAGGAAGCAAATACGATCGAATGGCTGATGGATTCATCCATGGACTTGGTGGAAAATCAAATATCCGTACAGTCGATAGCTGTGCGACGCGTCTTCGATTGACCGTAACTGATATGAACCAAGTTGATGAAAAAGCGTTGAAGCAAAGTGGTGGAAAAGGTGTCATGAAAATAGATCGAACGAATGTCCAGGTCGTTGTCGGAACGAATGTGGAATTCGTTGCCTCTGCCATGAAACGTAGACTGGCTGGAGAAGATTCTACTAATCCTGAACAACAGCAGCCGATCCACTCCTCTGAGCCGACAAACTCCAGCTTTAAAGAAGACAGTTTCCAGGCTCCGATGCACGGTGAAGTTGTTCCGATTGCTGAGGTGGATGATCCGACTTTCTCTGAAAAAATGATGGGAGATGGATTTGCGATTCATCCGACGAGTAACATCGTTTCATCCCCGGTCGATGGTAAAGTGGTCAACGTCTTTCCGACCAAACACGCGATTGGAATCGAATCTGAAGAAGGGTATGAGATCCTGATCCACATCGGACTGGATACTGTCGAACTTAAAGGTGAGGGATTCCGTTCTTTTGTTGATACAGGAGATCGAATCAGTAAAGGGCAGAAGCTAATTGAAATCGACCTGAACTATCTCCAAGAGCATGCTCGTTCCCTCATAACACCTATCGTTTTCACAAACTTGGGTGAAAATGAAAAGGTCGTTCTCCAGAAAACAGGAACAGTACGACAAGGGGATACTGGGATTTTTAAAATCGAATAG
- a CDS encoding glucose 1-dehydrogenase, which produces MSFEGKTVIVTGASNGIGRGIAKMYATKGANVVLADIDAEKGQALAEELADTATGEVLFIKSDVRVEAEVNRLMGQTCQRFGGINILINNAGIVIFKSPYELTVEEWDNVLNTNLRSVFLCSREAAKQMRQNQSGGSIVNIASTRAEMSEPDSEAYAASKGGIISITHALARSFSEDCITVNAISPGWIETGDYEKLRDIDHEQHLSNRVGKPEDIARACLYLTDEQNDFVTGANLVIDGGMTRKMIYEH; this is translated from the coding sequence ATGTCATTTGAAGGAAAGACAGTTATTGTGACTGGTGCTTCTAATGGAATTGGAAGAGGAATTGCAAAAATGTATGCGACGAAAGGGGCAAACGTCGTTCTAGCTGATATAGATGCCGAAAAAGGCCAAGCGTTGGCAGAAGAGCTGGCCGATACAGCAACAGGAGAGGTTCTTTTTATAAAGTCGGATGTGCGTGTAGAAGCAGAGGTGAATCGCTTGATGGGACAAACCTGCCAGCGATTCGGGGGAATCAACATACTCATTAATAATGCTGGAATCGTCATCTTTAAATCACCGTATGAGCTCACAGTTGAGGAATGGGATAATGTGCTTAACACAAACTTAAGAAGTGTATTCCTCTGTTCACGTGAAGCAGCTAAACAGATGCGTCAAAATCAATCGGGAGGATCCATTGTCAACATTGCTTCAACACGTGCTGAGATGTCTGAACCTGATTCGGAAGCTTATGCGGCATCAAAGGGAGGAATCATCTCCATCACTCATGCTTTAGCCCGCTCTTTTTCTGAGGATTGTATTACGGTCAACGCCATTTCCCCAGGCTGGATTGAAACTGGGGATTATGAGAAATTAAGAGATATCGATCATGAGCAGCATTTGTCGAATCGGGTTGGGAAGCCGGAAGATATTGCGCGGGCATGCTTGTATTTGACGGATGAGCAAAACGATTTCGTTACAGGGGCCAATCTAGTCATTGATGGTGGTATGACAAGAAAAATGATCTATGAGCATTAA
- a CDS encoding LacI family DNA-binding transcriptional regulator, with protein sequence MATIKDVAKRAGVAVSTASYALNNINKISPATKRKVMEAAKELNYQKNGIASDLKRTKTNTIALILKDLSGPYYSELIKGVQTVAMSNGYDLIACNSLGDTRSTAIKFLKEKRVDGVIVLATNISDETILDSAREEFPIVVLDRHLEHELVLQVEVDNWQGAYLATEHLIQKGHKEIAYVSGPNNSQDNEKRFKGYQDALEKYGLSYSPKWKVSGDFTRESGYKATKMLIAQNNLPEAIFYGNDEMAIGGLQAFNEKGIQVPEDVSIVGFDDIQLSEFVSPPLTTIRQPKYEVGALAVHLIFQQLSEEEVDRYYKLSTELVERESVSDRQKG encoded by the coding sequence ATGGCAACGATTAAAGATGTGGCAAAACGTGCTGGGGTGGCAGTATCCACCGCTTCCTATGCATTGAACAACATCAACAAGATCAGTCCAGCAACCAAGAGAAAAGTGATGGAAGCAGCCAAAGAATTAAATTATCAAAAGAATGGAATCGCTTCAGACTTGAAGAGGACAAAGACCAATACGATTGCACTTATATTGAAGGACTTGTCCGGACCCTATTATTCCGAATTGATAAAAGGGGTCCAAACCGTGGCAATGTCTAACGGTTATGATCTTATCGCGTGTAATTCATTAGGTGACACGCGATCTACGGCAATCAAATTCTTGAAGGAAAAACGTGTTGATGGAGTGATTGTCTTAGCGACGAATATAAGCGATGAAACAATCTTGGATTCTGCACGAGAAGAGTTTCCGATCGTCGTATTGGATCGGCACCTTGAGCATGAACTCGTGTTACAGGTTGAGGTTGACAACTGGCAGGGAGCGTATTTGGCGACTGAGCACCTTATTCAAAAAGGTCACAAGGAAATCGCCTATGTAAGCGGACCGAATAATTCGCAAGATAATGAAAAACGGTTCAAAGGATACCAGGATGCATTGGAGAAATACGGGTTGTCGTATTCACCGAAATGGAAGGTTTCAGGTGATTTTACGCGTGAGAGCGGATATAAAGCGACAAAAATGTTGATTGCTCAAAATAACCTGCCGGAAGCCATTTTCTATGGAAATGATGAAATGGCCATTGGTGGCCTTCAAGCTTTTAACGAAAAAGGAATTCAGGTTCCAGAGGATGTTTCAATCGTCGGTTTTGACGACATTCAGCTTTCTGAATTCGTTTCACCACCACTGACGACGATCCGGCAGCCGAAATACGAGGTTGGCGCATTGGCTGTCCATTTGATATTTCAACAGCTGTCAGAAGAAGAAGTCGATCGCTACTATAAATTATCAACAGAATTGGTTGAACGGGAATCCGTATCTGACCGACAAAAAGGCTGA
- a CDS encoding alpha/beta hydrolase family protein produces MPMIQCDFVSEVLKVSTSVNVILPQPVGVRKADNREKPVYPTLYLLHGLWDDHTVWTRQTSIERYVSSLGIAVVMPAVGRSFYTDMEYGPDYFTYITEELPAICQEMFPLSDKREDTYVAGLSMGGYGALKAALRCPENYRAAASLSGAVDLLDRTEDLYDDFRLIFGDRKVQDSEDDLFHLAQALAEGDSPRPSIYLNCGTEDYLVESNRRFRKHCENISLDVTYEEYPGAHEWSYWDEQIQKVLEYFFKENR; encoded by the coding sequence ATGCCGATGATCCAGTGTGATTTCGTATCAGAAGTTTTAAAGGTTTCGACCTCTGTAAATGTCATCCTGCCTCAGCCTGTCGGAGTAAGGAAAGCGGATAATAGAGAGAAACCAGTCTACCCTACACTTTATCTGCTGCATGGATTGTGGGATGATCATACGGTCTGGACCCGTCAGACGTCCATTGAACGATATGTCTCATCCTTGGGCATCGCCGTCGTCATGCCGGCAGTGGGTAGAAGCTTCTACACGGACATGGAGTATGGTCCCGATTATTTTACCTATATAACCGAGGAGCTTCCTGCAATCTGTCAAGAGATGTTCCCTCTCTCAGATAAACGAGAAGACACGTATGTTGCTGGTCTATCGATGGGAGGTTATGGTGCGTTGAAGGCGGCGCTGCGATGCCCCGAAAACTATCGGGCAGCTGCAAGCCTTTCTGGTGCAGTGGATCTACTCGACCGTACCGAGGACCTATATGATGACTTCAGATTGATTTTCGGTGATCGTAAGGTCCAGGACAGTGAAGATGACCTTTTCCATCTTGCACAAGCGTTGGCGGAAGGCGACTCACCAAGACCGTCCATCTACTTGAATTGCGGAACAGAAGATTATCTCGTGGAATCCAACAGGCGATTCCGAAAACACTGTGAAAATATCTCGCTTGATGTAACATATGAAGAATACCCAGGAGCTCACGAGTGGAGCTACTGGGATGAACAAATCCAAAAGGTATTGGAATACTTTTTTAAAGAAAATAGATAA
- a CDS encoding alpha-glucosidase: MDKKWWHTSTVYQIYPRSFKDSNGDGIGDIKGIIEKLDYLVELGIDIIWLSPVYQSPNDDNGYDISDYYSIMDDFGTMKDMENLISIANNKGIKIIMDLVINHTSDEHPWFQESKKSKHNRYRDYYIWRDGRGAEPPSDLRSVFSGPAWEYDENTGQYYFHLFSRKHPDLNLHNPEVRQALYEMMRFWLNKGISGFRMDVIDLIGKEVDQGVLTDGPNLHPYLKEMYDEVLSHYDLLTVGETPSATTETAKLYTHPDRKELDMVFTFQHMSLDEQPGQGKWALKPLDLDQLKTVLSKWQTELHGAGWNSLYWNNHDQPRIVSRWGDDGDYRVKSAKMLATLLHLMQGTPYIYQGEEIGMTNISFDDISDYKDIETINIYNERKANGDSHDDIMESILAKGRDNARTPIQWNSMEHGGFTTGDPWIPVNENKETINVEAALKDQDSIFHHYKKLIQLRKEHDVIVYGKYELLPTAEEIFAYTRKLDNEVVLFIGNFGMGNPKFQLPEGYSLSNAELLISNYDNAPSTLEEYELRPYEAFAYLLKREVN, encoded by the coding sequence ATGGATAAAAAATGGTGGCATACCTCTACGGTCTATCAAATCTATCCAAGAAGTTTCAAAGACAGCAACGGTGATGGGATCGGAGATATAAAAGGAATCATAGAGAAGCTTGACTATCTCGTAGAACTCGGAATTGATATCATTTGGCTGAGTCCTGTCTATCAATCACCTAATGATGATAATGGGTACGATATCAGTGATTATTACAGCATAATGGACGATTTTGGTACGATGAAAGACATGGAAAATTTGATATCGATTGCGAATAATAAAGGAATCAAAATTATCATGGATCTCGTCATCAACCATACATCGGATGAGCATCCTTGGTTCCAAGAATCAAAGAAATCGAAACATAATCGCTATCGGGACTATTATATATGGCGTGACGGTCGCGGTGCAGAGCCGCCTAGTGATCTCCGTTCTGTTTTCAGCGGACCAGCATGGGAATACGATGAAAACACCGGGCAATATTATTTCCATCTTTTCAGTCGTAAACACCCCGACTTGAATTTGCATAATCCTGAAGTACGTCAAGCGTTATATGAGATGATGAGGTTCTGGTTAAATAAGGGAATCAGCGGGTTCCGGATGGATGTAATCGACCTGATTGGAAAAGAAGTGGATCAAGGCGTTCTCACAGACGGTCCAAACCTCCACCCATATTTGAAGGAAATGTATGATGAAGTGTTAAGCCACTATGATCTGTTGACGGTGGGTGAGACACCATCGGCAACGACTGAAACAGCCAAACTTTACACCCACCCGGATCGCAAAGAATTGGACATGGTCTTTACGTTTCAACATATGTCTTTAGATGAGCAGCCAGGACAAGGGAAATGGGCATTGAAGCCTCTCGATCTCGATCAGCTGAAGACAGTCCTAAGCAAGTGGCAAACCGAACTTCACGGGGCAGGATGGAATAGCCTTTATTGGAATAATCATGATCAGCCACGTATCGTATCCCGCTGGGGAGATGATGGGGACTATCGGGTGAAGTCGGCTAAAATGTTAGCAACACTCTTACATTTGATGCAAGGGACCCCTTATATTTATCAAGGTGAAGAAATCGGGATGACGAATATTTCCTTCGATGACATTAGCGACTACAAGGATATCGAAACGATCAACATTTACAATGAACGAAAAGCTAATGGTGACAGTCATGATGATATCATGGAGTCGATTCTTGCCAAAGGAAGAGATAATGCAAGAACGCCGATTCAATGGAACTCGATGGAACATGGCGGGTTCACGACCGGTGATCCGTGGATTCCCGTCAACGAAAATAAAGAGACGATTAACGTTGAAGCCGCTTTGAAGGATCAAGACTCGATATTCCATCATTATAAAAAGCTGATCCAATTAAGAAAAGAACATGATGTGATTGTTTATGGGAAGTATGAACTCCTCCCTACAGCAGAAGAAATCTTTGCCTATACACGGAAGCTTGATAATGAAGTTGTTCTTTTCATAGGGAACTTCGGAATGGGCAACCCTAAGTTTCAATTACCAGAAGGGTATTCGCTCTCTAATGCGGAATTACTCATTAGTAACTATGATAATGCTCCATCAACGTTGGAAGAATACGAGCTTCGACCTTATGAAGCATTTGCCTATTTATTGAAACGTGAGGTTAATTGA
- a CDS encoding carbohydrate ABC transporter permease: MKQRTVSMKIEKTIVSLLLIIGGILVSIPFLWMVASAFKPSSEVLQFPPTLFPENPTVENFVQLFERLNFAVYLKNTIIIVVLSFGGLLLNAMAGYGFAKFNFKGREPIFYLVLATMMIPAQVTMIPVYLILNELGLTNTMTGIVLPGLAAAFSIFLFRQFMTTIPMDLIEAARLDGAGEFYIFFKLIIPIAKPIFAVQGILTFIGAWNSFLWPLIIANDESLYTLSVGLSLLQGQYASNYGLQMAGAAFMVIPIIIIFSFFQKYIVEGFTMSGLK, encoded by the coding sequence ATGAAACAGCGTACAGTTTCCATGAAAATTGAAAAAACGATTGTCAGTCTCCTGCTTATCATCGGCGGTATTTTGGTTTCCATTCCGTTTCTTTGGATGGTTGCGAGCGCATTCAAGCCATCGAGCGAAGTGCTTCAATTTCCGCCAACCCTATTTCCGGAGAATCCGACGGTTGAGAACTTTGTCCAATTGTTTGAGCGTTTGAATTTCGCCGTCTATTTAAAGAATACAATCATTATCGTTGTACTATCGTTCGGAGGACTATTGTTGAATGCCATGGCGGGGTATGGATTCGCTAAGTTCAACTTCAAAGGAAGAGAGCCGATTTTCTATCTGGTACTCGCTACGATGATGATTCCAGCTCAAGTAACGATGATTCCGGTTTATCTGATCCTGAATGAGCTCGGACTTACAAACACGATGACAGGTATCGTCCTGCCAGGTTTGGCGGCAGCCTTCAGTATTTTCCTATTCAGGCAATTCATGACGACAATTCCGATGGATTTGATTGAAGCAGCAAGATTGGATGGCGCTGGTGAGTTTTATATTTTCTTCAAGCTCATCATCCCGATTGCAAAGCCCATTTTCGCCGTACAGGGTATACTGACCTTCATCGGTGCATGGAACAGTTTTTTATGGCCGTTGATCATCGCCAATGATGAAAGTCTGTACACGTTGTCTGTCGGTTTATCCTTACTTCAGGGACAATACGCGAGCAACTATGGACTCCAGATGGCTGGGGCTGCATTTATGGTGATTCCAATCATCATCATCTTCTCTTTCTTCCAAAAATATATTGTGGAAGGCTTTACGATGTCGGGACTGAAATAG